GCGTTTCCGGATGTTCCGGGCCGAGGATGCGCTCGCGCAGGGGTAGGAGCGCGGCGAACTGGTCCCGGGCTCCGGCCAGCAGCGTCTGCGCGACGGTGCTCTTGCCGGACCCGCCCATGCCGTGCAGAACCTGCACCCGTGGCTGGTCCCGGTGCCGCCGCCCGGCGAGCCCGGTGAGCTCGCCGACCAGACCGTCACGCCCCCGGTGCGTGTGTGGGGGTTGCGGTGCGGTCAGCGAGGTCACCATCAGTGTGCCGGCCGGCGTTTCCCTACGCAGGGCCAGGGCGCCGAGGACGACCTGGGCCAGACCGAACGTCAGCCCGGCCACCGCGATGAACCCACCGGTCCACCCGGCCTGCCCGTTGGCTTGTGCGCGGGTGACGACGAACAGCCAGAACCCGCTGAACAGCGCGACTCGCCGCATCCATCGATGTCCGGCGGATCACGCGGCGATGGTACCGACACCATGCGCCGAGGTGTCAGCCGTTGACCTCGTCGCGCCAGGACAGCCACTCCCGCAGCTCGCCCAGGTCGGGTTTCGGGCCTCCGACGTGCACCGTGAACATCCGCGCGCCGAGCTCGCGCGCGGCGTCGCGGGTCTCCGGCTTGGCGACCACCGACACCTCGATCTCGTCCCGGTCGCGGCCGATCGCGGCGCAGTGCTCGCCGAGTACCGTGAGCTTGTGTTCCAGGGCCTCCCCGGCCGCGAACGAGTGCCAGATGTCGGCGTGCTTGGCGACCAGGCGCAGCGTCTTCTTCTCGCCGCCGCCGCCGATCAGCACCGGGATCTTGCGGGTGGGCGGCGGGTTGAGCTTGCCCCAGCGGGACTCGATGCGGGGCAGTGCGGTGGCGAGGTCGTCGAGCCGGCCGCCGGCGGTGCCGAACTCGTAGCCGTACTCGGTGTAGTCCCGCTCGAACCAGCCGGAGCCGATGCCCAGGATCAGGCGGCCGTCGGAGATGTGGTCGACCGTGCGGGCCATGTCGGCGAGCAGCTCCGGGTTGCGGTAGCTGTTGCACGAGACCAGGGCGCCGATCTCCACCCGGGAGGTGGACTCGGCCCAGGCGGCGAGCATGGTCCAGCACTCGAAGTGCAGCCCGTCCGGCTCGCCCGAAAGCGGATAGAAGTGATCCCAGTTGAACAGGACGTCGACCCCGGCCTCCTCGGCCTCGGCGGCGGTGCGCCGGATGGTGGGGTAGTCCATGTGCTGCGGCTGCAACTGCAGCCCGATCCGAACCGGCCTATCGATCATGTAGGGAAGCCTAGGGGCAGGTGTTGTCGATTTTCTGCCCGACCGTGACGAAGTCTCCGTTGAGGAAGGCTTTCGGATCCTCGGACTGGCTGCCCCTGGTGAGGGCGGCGGCCACCTCGTCGACCGCGGCCCGCTGGGCCGGGTCGGAACTCTGCGCGCCGGCGGCGGTGACCTGGGCGGCCATGTCGGAGAAGGTTTTCTGCAAGCCGGCCTTGGCGTCGTCGCCCTTGTGGGTCGCCCAGCCGGCGGCCTTGACCGCGCCGTCCGTGAGGATCTTGTAGACCGCGGTGCACACGTATTTCGGCTGGGTGGCCGAGGCGGAGGGCACCGGCGCGACGCTGAACGGCGCGGGGATCGACTCGGGGTTCAGCTCGATCTCGCAGCCGGCGGCCAGTGCCGCGGTGGCCAGCAGGGTGACGGACGCGGCGACACGGCGGAGCATCGGCACGGCATTCCCCTTTCTCTATCGCGTACGCGGCAGCATAGTTCGGCCCGGCGGAAGTCGCCCATCGTGTGCGCCACCTTTGCGCGGGTCAGAAGTTAGCTACGGACGTGGCCAATTTCCCGAAAAAAGCCCTTATCGCCGGAATGGCGGCTATGCTCGTCGCGGCCGGTGGCACGGCCTTCGCCGAGATCGTCTCGTCCAGCCCGGTGACCTCCCCCTCCTTCAACGGCTCGGTCTACGCGGTCGCCTACCGCGGCAGCACCGTATACGTCGGCGGCAACTTCACCCGGGCCATCGTCGACGGCCGCAACGTGGAACGCACCCGCCTGGCCGCCTTCGACTCGCGCACCGGCGCCCTGCTCGACTGGAAGCCCAGCGCCGACGCCAACGTCCGGGCGCTCGCCGTGGACGGCGACACCGTCTACGCCGCCGGTGACTTCGACCAGATCAACGGTGAGCCCCGGGACGCGATCGCCGGGCTGACCGCCACCGAGGGCACGCTCACCCCGCTCCGGCACACCGTCAACGGGCAGCCGAACGCCCTGACCGCCGCGCACGGCCGGGTCTACCTGGCCGGCCGGATCACCGCGGTGGACGGGACGCCCCGGGCCAACCTGGCCGCGTTCGACACCGCGACCGGGGCGCTCGACGCCTGGGCGCCGACCACCGACGACACGGTGAACGCGCTGGCGGCCGGGACCGACCGGATCTACCTGGGCGGCCGGTTCCACAAGACCAACGGTGCGCGGTCGACGCTGCGGCTGAGCGCGGTGGACCCGGAGACCGGGGTGCTCGACCGGACGTTCCTGCCCAAGCCGGTGTCCCAGGTGTTCGCCCTGGCGGCCGCCGACGACGGGGTCTACGCGGCGCTCGGCGGGCAGGGTGGGCGGGCGGTGTCGTACACCCGGGACGGCTCGACCCGCTGGACCCGGGTGTTCGACGGGGACGCGCAGGCGATCGCCGTG
Above is a genomic segment from Actinoplanes ianthinogenes containing:
- a CDS encoding ATP-binding protein, yielding MRRVALFSGFWLFVVTRAQANGQAGWTGGFIAVAGLTFGLAQVVLGALALRRETPAGTLMVTSLTAPQPPHTHRGRDGLVGELTGLAGRRHRDQPRVQVLHGMGGSGKSTVAQTLLAGARDQFAALLPLRERILGPEHPETLATRHGLAFWTGSAGDPAAARDQFAALVPVRERVQGPAQSGDVGRPTAVKRPG
- a CDS encoding LLM class F420-dependent oxidoreductase, which produces MIDRPVRIGLQLQPQHMDYPTIRRTAAEAEEAGVDVLFNWDHFYPLSGEPDGLHFECWTMLAAWAESTSRVEIGALVSCNSYRNPELLADMARTVDHISDGRLILGIGSGWFERDYTEYGYEFGTAGGRLDDLATALPRIESRWGKLNPPPTRKIPVLIGGGGEKKTLRLVAKHADIWHSFAAGEALEHKLTVLGEHCAAIGRDRDEIEVSVVAKPETRDAARELGARMFTVHVGGPKPDLGELREWLSWRDEVNG